The following proteins are co-located in the Silene latifolia isolate original U9 population chromosome 1, ASM4854445v1, whole genome shotgun sequence genome:
- the LOC141631623 gene encoding uncharacterized protein LOC141631623: protein MEVLDSLSTSCFVRWFLEALRSIEKVERGRFLAILWAIWSIRNARIFEEERPNPDVITLGLVRMVSDYQSCLDVSEMCESRRHGDALGDSGWKRPVSGVIKINSDAAVLNDDEIGLGVVGRDSEGMVVFIASRRCYARWTVEVAEAKAMLFGLEVARRLNVTCISLESDALNVVQAVRNSSFDRNSFGLCIRDICSFSLLFDLRETLHVKRGGNTVAHLVARLCANANEELCTETDFPSSVLTMAELDLI from the coding sequence ATGGAAGTGTTGGATAGTCTATCGACCAGCTGTTTTGTGAGATGGTTTTTGGAGGCGTTGAGGAGCATTGAGAAGGTGGAAAGAGGGCGGTTCCTTGCAATTTTATGGGCAATCTGGTCAATCAGAAACGCGAGAATTTTTGAGGAGGAGCGACCCAATCCCGATGTTATTACTCTGGGGCTTGTGCGCATGGTCTCGGATTATCAAAGTTGCCTGGATGTGAGCGAGATGTGTGAGAGTAGGAGGCATGGTGATGCTCTTGGAGACAGTGGCTGGAAACGACCGGTGTCGGGGGTGATTAAAATCAACTCTGATGCAGCCGTGTTAAATGATGATGAGATCGGGCTTGGTGTGGTGGGGAGGGATTCGGAAGGAATGGTGGTCTTTATCGCGAGTAGGAGATGCTATGCTCGTTGGACGGTTGAGGTAGCGGAGGCCAAGGCGATGCTTTTTGGATTGGAGGTGGCGAGACGTCTGAATGTGACGTGTATTTCGTTGGAGTCCGACGCCCTCAATGTGGTACAAGCGGTTCGAAATAGTTCGTTTGATAGAAATAGCTTTGGTTTGTGCATTAGAGACATTTGTAGTTTttctttgttgtttgatttgcGTGAAACACttcatgtgaaacgtggagggaATACAGTGGCTCACCTTGTTGCGCGGTTATGTGCTAACGCGAATGAGGAGCTTTGTACTGAAACTGATTTTCCGTCCTCCGTCCTTACAATGGCGGAGTTGGATTTAATATAA
- the LOC141631022 gene encoding uncharacterized protein LOC141631022 encodes MKLSLKFREETKHQNPLIRAKIPVSILGLPFLSGIIAGDSSDLSFSLRSNFSTGPSLSLSYHPTLSPQSTIFPPFSVSLKSGIGVFGSPKDSPLVFSASFNPNSIANPSFSLFIKPQFGNFSLFKSVDSAGCGGIRVDGHGLNSGLGNGSVSDFVNGVDLGDGSGKLGNGSVLKGLKMETAKGGILSGIFVAARTSIPVAKRAVVNFRWGVDFPPENVGSKAGFPVLVLNKVSLERVDEGKEEKKRDEEAKAKAGDLEVLKGMCGWMRREVEDLRKENREMRVALEGLRLKPGSLVKTRGEERGKGGKKVVHSPPPSVEGVSEFDRWRSNKSGSGKGGNGIGVGVGVGEECGNGVSELENELQKAIKAAAA; translated from the coding sequence atgaaacTCTCATTAAAATTCCGGGAAGAAACTAAACACCAAAACCCATTAATACGAGCCAAAATCCCGGTTTCAATCCTCGGTTTACCATTCCTCTCCGGCATAATCGCCGGCGATTCATCCGACCTATCTTTCTCTCTCCGGTCCAACTTCTCAACCGGTccatctctttctctctcttacCACCCCACTCTCTCTCCTCAATCCACCATTTTCCCGCCATTTTCAGTCTCTTTAAAGTCCGGAATCGGCGTATTCGGGTCGCCCAAGGATTCCCCGTTAGTGTTTTCCGCGAGTTTTAACCCAAATTCGATTGCAAACCCTAGTTTCTCACTTTTTATAAAGCCTCAATTTGGGAATTTCTCGTTGTTTAAATCGGTTGATTCCGCGGGTTGTGGAGGAATTCGGGTTGATGGGCATGGGTTAAATTCGGGTTTGGGAAATGGGTCGGTGTCGGATTTTGTAAATGGTGTTGATTTGGGTGATGGGTCGGGTAAGCTGGGTAATGGGAGTGTTTTAAAAGGGTTGAAGATGGAGACCGCGAAAggcgggattttgtcggggatttTCGTGGCGGCGAGGACGTCTATACCGGTTGCGAAACGGGCAGTGGTTAATTTTAGGTGGGGTGTTGATTTTCCGCCGGAAAATGTGGGGTCGAAAGCCGGGTTTCCGGTTTTGGTGCTGAATAAGGTGTCATTGGAGAGGGTTGATGAGGGGAAGGAGGAGAAGAAGAGGGACGAGGAGGCGAAAGCGAAAGCCGGGGATTTGGAGGTTTTGAAGGGAATGTGTGGGTGGATGAGGAGAGAAGTGGAGGATTTGCGTAAGGAGAATAGGGAGATGAGGGTGGCATTGGAGGGTTTGAGGTTGAAACCGGGTTCTCTTGTGAAAACTCGAGGTGAGGAAAGAGGGaaaggaggtaagaaggtggtGCATTCGCCTCCTCCGAGTGTAGAGGGTGTCAGTGAGTTTGATAGATGGAGGAGTAACAAGAGTGGTAGCGGTAAAGGCGGTAATGGGatcggtgttggtgttggtgttggtgaagaGTGTGGAAATGGAGTGAGTGAGTTGGAGAATGAGTTACAGAAGGCTATTAAGGCTGCTGCTGCGTAG